The Carassius gibelio isolate Cgi1373 ecotype wild population from Czech Republic chromosome A1, carGib1.2-hapl.c, whole genome shotgun sequence region CGATGAAACATgatgcaacacttttttttttttactgttatccagtttttttttttttttttttttgtaacgctTGCTATCTGGACACACTCAAGGCTAAATGGTAAAACTTTTAACATAATAAAGTAGgtcttaaaataattttataagcaACTAGGAAATACACAGCCTATAGGGATACAGTACACAGGCAACTAGTGATTCTACCGTGGACATGTGACTTTTTCTATTTCTCCCACCAGGGTGCATCATTCTGCCTTCCGTGAAatgggtttagaaaaaaaaaaaatgttttgttatatttttaacttaaatacTGTACACAATGATTGATAATTAAttgttacaatgtaaaaaaaaaaatattttatacactatatataattaaattgtgCATATCATAGAGGTCCGTCTTGTCTAGTAccatattaaaaaacatttttaaaacaaaatgtgtacattttattaaaaaaattatgctcaTTGCCGAGGAATAGAGTGTGTTCCCTAAATGAAGAAGGGTTCACAAGGAGTTAATTATATGTCATTAAGTGTGCCTTGTAAATTAGTAAACTGTATTGTAATATGATGGCATACGTTTGACCATtgtgtgtttacatttacatttaataatttagccgACTCTTCTATCAAAAgatacaaatgagaacaatagaagcaatcagaccaacaagaaaACAACAATAGTATGTGCCAtggcaagtctcagttagtctagtacagaacacgtagccaggttttatttatttattattattattattattaagaatatgatagacaagaaaagaaaatgtagtattagttggttaagtgctggcatATGTGTTGTGTGTATGATTTCGAACTTCAATAACACTTTGAAGAAGCTTCAGTGAGTATGATGTATGTGCATTGCATGATGTGCAAACAATTCATCTCTGAAGTGTCAAGACAACAACACATGGTTCATGTGGTTTCACTGGCTGATGTGCTTTGCCAACTAGTAAACTGTAAGTGAGTCTGTTGATTCAGTAGCCGCTTTGATGAGTTCCGTGAATCTTAATTAAGTGAAGGATTCGTCAGACTCAaactcagttattattattattattagtagtagtagtagtagtagtatttatttatttttgccagtCATACTTAAGTCACTACATGTAGCGCACATAGTAACCCGCTGTGACACACGTAGAATTTAAATTGTTTGGAACAAAGATCCATTTACATCCATTACAGTCGAGTTGTTGCAATTTTATACAGCACAGATCAGAGAAACCAAACATCGTTCAGCGCAATACTTGCACATTCAGCACAAACACTATTGCGTGGCGTCCACTGGAGGGCAGTAACGCAGGAAACCATCAACATTTTCTGCTTCCGCTTAAGATGACACTGTCAACACACACGATCGTTTTTCTGCAATAATACTGTTGCTGTTGTCACGTTATTCCGCGGGTGCCTACAGAGAAATTCGTCACGCGAGAGGGTCGTTTTCATAAGGTGCTTACTATCTGAATTGTGTGTCTTTTGTTATTTGTCACGGTTCGTTTAATTTTACGTTACTTTTTACATAAAAGGCCCAAAGACAGGGTCACTTATATTCTATTGAAAACCAGGTGAATTATTCATATGTCTAGACGTATTTCTAATAACACAGAATGTAAACACAGAATTTACGGTAAAAATCAGAGTGTATGTTGTATCATGCACGTGGCTGCACAAACAACAATAACACAACGCCCACCTGCTGACGGTCCTGATGAATAATACAGATTTGACACATGTTGACACGGGCTTGAGATGGTCGTCGTGATGCCAGTAATACTGTAGTTTTCTGACTTTGTCTTTATGTCTTTTTAGGGTGATTATTTTCATTCATTGGCTCGAGGTGTCGTCGAGGAGACAGGACGATGTCCGAAGCGCTTTTCCTCACATTCCAGTCTCAGCTCTCCGTGGTCATGGAGACCGTCCTCAAATCAGCCATGTTTGAGATCACCAGGCTGGTGGAGGACAGCTTCCTCGAGGAAGTGGGTCATCGGAAACAGGAGCTGGAGGTCTTGAAAAGAAGGCTGCAGCTGTCTGAGAGTAAactgagggagagggagagggaatgGGAACGGGAAAGGGAAAGAGAACGGGGGAAGAAGACACGGTGCCCGGACTGTGGCCGAGCAGGAGACTCCAGCAGCAGAGATGAGAGCCAACCTGTCGAGACAGTCCGGGGTGAGAAACTACTGCTTCGTTATCGTTCACTTAAATTATTACAGTCCAACCGTCAGTCCTTTTGCGTTACAGTTTATCCTTTTGTAGGTGTAAACACTGAGAGCAAGCTATTAAAAACCCTATTCATTACTtataattaaaatactaaaattatccacattgaaataaaaatgtaagcaaaattaaagtatttaaaaaaatagaacccaatgatttaaaaaatttttttttttttaacttttactatttatatatatatatatacatatatatatatatatatatatatatatatatatatatatatatatatatgaaaataagtttattttcaaatggaagttatttactattaaattacagttattattttatatatagaataatcatttttatacactattaattcacacacacatacatatatatgtgtatagtTATCAAATACCTATTTATTACAACTTTATTACTAAATTATAAATATCTATCTATAATTTGTccttttataataaatctttgttgttattatttccaatactgttattattattatattcctgCGCTTGGAAGTTGACTTGTTCTCCAGAAAAGCATGCCATTCAAAAAGCCTGAAGAgattcaaaatgttaattttcaatttaagaaatatttgaaaGTTAGCGCTTTCCTGTTATATGACTGACATTATCACGTGACGTTTTAGGAGAGGTTAATGTTCCTACATTACAAAATAATTTCTTTACCTGTGGTTTTGTCAGTacagtattattaaaattaatgtagTCCTCTATTTATGCATTGCAGTGCATCTGTGATCATACAGTTAAGAACATCAGTTATGTCATTGTGTTAGTAGCGCATGGTTAGGTAAAGCCTGaaagcactgtaagtcgctttggaaaaaagcgtctactaaaatgcataaatatatgttcaaatactttttgggCTGTTCCTTAATTTTGTATCCTTTCTTCTGGTGCAGGAGCAGACAGCCTTTGTATAGGCCTAAGCCTGAGAGATCAGTCTACCAATCAGCCTACACTAATTGAAGATGTGTGGAGTGCCAGACAACACCTGGAgactaacaaacaaacagcagTACACTCACACTCTAAAGAGAAGAATGATGTACACCCACAGAATGCAAAAGAGATCGTCACACCTAACTCCAATGCACAAATTCATCAGGATTTTCTGCAGAGGCTTCTGGGCAATTCAGCCGTTCACAGTGAGTCCACCAGTGACTTCAAACCCAGAGTGAGTGATTTAGACAAATCCGAAAACAATATTACTCTCGATAAGGAAATGGACTCACACCACTCAGAACTGTTACAAAGTCCTCAGGATAAGCCCAACGATTTGCCGGCATCTTCGTCAAACGGTAGagtaaaaacagaaacagagCTGGATCTTCTACCTGTCAAGGAGGAGGAAGAGATGGTTCCGGTGTGGGACAGCGTCAACAGAGATGACGGGTGCCATGCAGAAATGGCTGATCCAAGTCAGGGAGAGCTCAGAGGACCTTGTGATCAGG contains the following coding sequences:
- the LOC128017287 gene encoding zinc finger protein 397 isoform X1, whose product is MSEALFLTFQSQLSVVMETVLKSAMFEITRLVEDSFLEEVGHRKQELEVLKRRLQLSESKLREREREWERERERERGKKTRCPDCGRAGDSSSRDESQPVETVRGADSLCIGLSLRDQSTNQPTLIEDVWSARQHLETNKQTAVHSHSKEKNDVHPQNAKEIVTPNSNAQIHQDFLQRLLGNSAVHSESTSDFKPRVSDLDKSENNITLDKEMDSHHSELLQSPQDKPNDLPASSSNGRVKTETELDLLPVKEEEEMVPVWDSVNRDDGCHAEMADPSQGELRGPCDQEEIQVESFPGLNSLDMPGAISYFTPYSVSTLVHQGIRAQHSHLCTTEQMLSSIPERSRSFFQPENGHRYPGSKSSLLYSHNDVCPGENATSHEQYPKRFSQDKLGTPEQIHAEISHHCTQCGKTFARACDLKAHSLIHKGKKPLRCRQCDQTFAYNFELKAHQRNHSGERPHICQHCGKAFARMSNFRQHQNIHTREKLFSCTQCGMRFNRATNLRVHLRRHSHAGKSYNCPFCGKSFLNPRQMKAHLQKAHGRSGK
- the LOC128017287 gene encoding uncharacterized protein LOC128017287 isoform X2 gives rise to the protein MSEALFLTFQSQLSVVMETVLKSAMFEITRLVEDSFLEEVGHRKQELEVLKRRLQLSESKLREREREWERERERERGKKTRCPDCGRAGDSSSRDESQPVETVRGADSLCIGLSLRDQSTNQPTLIEDVWSARQHLETNKQTAVHSHSKEKNDVHPQNAKEIVTPNSNAQIHQDFLQRLLGNSAVHSESTSDFKPRVSDLDKSENNITLDKEMDSHHSELLQSPQDKPNDLPASSSNGRVKTETELDLLPVKEEEEMVPVWDSVNRDDGCHAEMADPSQGELRGPCDQEEIQIGQRFAEHVSTEQGNLQPMNKQRTFSVVAREILTQCQVWQKACYSRNIEWGPITAKIISALPQLYGREAEVIVRCTKMLHNRRDYLRRRAKTHITVLKTGESPCISKCTQCCDKYHCPFCETWVYKPRGLGSVVNHVQNHLKLAVQQDDFAIVKCNLKCREYAHFHCCYCSATVLQRGQLKSHLTKCKQKFNAEYEETCSFEESAELE
- the LOC128017287 gene encoding uncharacterized protein LOC128017287 isoform X3; this encodes MSEALFLTFQSQLSVVMETVLKSAMFEITRLVEDSFLEEVGHRKQELEVLKRRLQLSESKLREREREWERERERERGKKTRCPDCGRAGDSSSRDESQPVETVRGADSLCIGLSLRDQSTNQPTLIEDVWSARQHLETNKQTAVHSHSKEKNDVHPQNAKEIVTPNSNAQIHQDFLQRLLGNSAVHSESTSDFKPRVSDLDKSENNITLDKEMDSHHSELLQSPQDKPNDLPASSSNGRVKTETELDLLPVKEEEEMVPVWDSVNRDDGCHAEMADPSQGELRGPCDQEEIQIGQRFAEHVSTEQGNLQPMNKQRTFSVVAREILTQCQVWQKACYSRNIEWGPITAKIISALPQLYGREAEVIVRCTKMLHNRRDYLRRRAKETAMERNLLPMGQRYLIQLQRGDVQNVKL